GCGGCCGTCCATCCCTGACGTTCGTCGTCAAAGTCCGACTCGTCGACCACCCCCGCCTCCACCCGTTCGCGGGCGAGGCGCAGGGTGACAGACAGGGTCATGGTGAAGGGGCAGTCGCGCACGGACAGGGCGTGCAGCTCACGCAGGGCACGGGCCAGCAGGTCCACGACGCGCTCGGGGTGCAGCACGGCGTCGGGGTGACTCATGGGGATGCCCGGCAGGCGGGTCATGGCGAGGTAGTCGTGGGTGGGCGTGGCCTCGTAGCCCACCACGGCAGGCACCGGGACCCGCCCCGCCAGCCAGCGCAGGCGCTCGCGCTCCTGAAGCAGCGTGGAGACGGGCAGGCCGCCGCGCTCCTGCACCTTGACCACGTACTTCTGACTGCGCCACACG
This portion of the Deinococcus terrestris genome encodes:
- a CDS encoding APH(3') family aminoglycoside O-phosphotransferase; the protein is MTLTLPAALRRVLPAARWESVTDGKSGAGVWRSQKYVVKVQERGGLPVSTLLQERERLRWLAGRVPVPAVVGYEATPTHDYLAMTRLPGIPMSHPDAVLHPERVVDLLARALRELHALSVRDCPFTMTLSVTLRLARERVEAGVVDESDFDDERQGWTAARVWNELVRTRPESEDLVVTHGDPWLPNLIVNGEYVEGFVDVGRAGLADRHADLALAHHSLTHHLGRDHAERFLDLYGRALVDERKLAYYRLLDELF